A stretch of DNA from Desulfovibrio sp. Fe33:
TTCGCGGTCATTCTCTGCGTCCCGCTCGGCATCTTCGGGGCCATGTCGGCCCAGTGGCTGCGCGGGCTGGACAATAACGTCTACGCCCAGGTCGGGCTGGTCATGCTCATAGGTTTGGCCGCCAAGAACGCGATCATGATCGTGGAATACGCCAAGGAAAAGCACGACGGGGGCATGTCCCTCATGGAAGCTGCCAAGGCTGCGGCTGCCCTGCGTTTCAGGCCCATCCTCATGACTTCGTTCGCTTTCATCCTCGGCGTCATACCGCTTGTCCGGGCTTCGGGAGCGGGGTCTTCCAGTCGGCACGCTCTGGGCACTTCGGTCTTCGGCGGCATGATCGCGGCCACGCTGCTCGGCGTGCTGGTCGTTCCCTCCCTCTATACCGCCATCCAAGGCGCGGGTTCCCGTCTTGGCGGACTCCTGCGGCGCAGGGGGATCGCCAACAAGAAGGAAGAGTAGATACCGGCCGCCAACGAGTATGGACATCAGGCCGCCTTTGGGCGGCCTTTTATTTTTTCCGTCCCGGCGCATATAAAATAATCCCGCAGAGTTGACGGAAACGAATAATCTGTTACGGTTCCACTATGGGAAAATGCGTCGTGCGTTCAAGGATCGGCAAGGTCGGAATACGGCTGGCGGGTTTCATGCTGGCCGTCGTGCTCCTGACCGGCCTTTCGCCTGCTTTGGCCGCAGCTCCCCTGCGTTTGGCCTATCCGGATTTCTGGCCTTTTTTTACCATGACGGCCGAAGGATACATGACCGGCTTTTTCTATGAGATCGTCGACGAGGCGCTCGGCAGAATGGGCATTGAGGTCGAATGGAAGGAATATCCGTGGAGCCGCTGCCAGGTCCTGGTCCATTCGGGCGAGGCGGACGCCATGATAACCGTGCCCACTGCCGAACGGCAGTTCTACACGGTAACGCATTCCGACCCGTTCTACGTCAAGGAGCTCAAGATTTTCACTACGGTGGACAATCCCAAGCTGGCGGAGATCCGCAGAATCGACTCCATCGACGACATCTTCCGCCTGGGGCTGGTGGTCGTCACCTACAACGGCAACGGCTGGAACGATGAGTACATTCGGTCGCGGGGCATCAAAATTTATGAATCTCCGCAGCTCAAGAACGTGTGGCTCATGCTCGCCAATAACCGTGGAGACATCGTCATAGAGTGGCCCATAGCCGCATGGCCCCAGATCAAGGCGGGCAGGGTGACGAACCGTATCGTGGAAACTTCCGTTTCCCTGGAAGGAATGCCTTTCCACCTGCTGGTTAATCGCAACAGTCCTTATGCCGAACGTCTTCCTGAATTCAACGATGTCATCAGCCAAATGCGCTGCGAGGGCCGCCTCGACGAGATTATAGGAAAATACGTGGTCGCGCCGTAGCCCGGGAAGCCTTTGAGAGCAATGAAAAAGGCCCGCATTGCGGGTCTTTTTTTGGAAGTTTTTGGCCAATCGCTTTATATAGTATATTGCATATAAAATAGTTTTACGATATGAGCATGGAAACCAAAACATTGAAGGAGGCTGGAGAATGACCAGATACTACGTCAACAAGAATGCGCAGCCCACGGGTGAACATGAGGTGCACACGGCATCTTGCGCATACAAGCCGTTGCGGGAGAATTGTCAGTATCTTGGAGAATTCGTGAGTTGTTATGGCGCGCTCATGGAAGCCCGCAAGTACTATGACAAGGTTGATGGGTGCTATTATTGTTGCAACGAATGCCATACCAAATAGCATGGCGCGTAAATGAGAAAGCCCCGCAATGCGGGGCTTTCTTTTGGGGTGTACCATTTGACTCACTGAAGAGGCGAATCAGGTGTTGAAAGCCGCTTCGCGGCAATCGTCGGGTGATTTCGCCTCCGGCGGGCAAGGGCTCGCACCCTTGCATCCCCTGTGAGGCCTTCGGCGCTGGCCCGGCCGGAAAGCCGGTTAATGCGCTTCCGCCCAGTTTTTTCCAACGCCCAAATCGACCTTGAGCGGCACGTCCAGTTTTGTCACGTTTTGCATGATTTCCTTCAATCTCGCTCCGGCGGGCTCGATGTTGGCGGCCGGGACTTCGATGATGAGTTCATCATGCACCTGAAGGATGAGTTGGGCCTCAAGCTCTTTGAGGCGCTTGTCCTTGTGGGCCTGGACCATGGCCATTTTGATGATGTCGGCGGCCGATCCCTGAATGACGGTGTTGACGGCCTGGCGGCGGGCCTGGGCGGCAAGCTGGTTGTTGCGGGAGTGCAGCTCGGGCAGAAGCCTGCGGCGTCCGGCAAGGGTGGTCACGAAGCCGTGCGTCTCGGCGTCCTTGACGATGGTGTCGTAATACGCCTTGAGGGTCGCCATCTTTTCGAAGTATTTTTCGGTGAATTCCTGCGCCTCGGTCTGTTTGATCTGAAGTTCCCGGGCGAGTTTCTGCACGCCCATGCCGTAGATCAGGCCGAAGTTGATGGTCTTGGCTCCGCGCCGTTCATCGGGCGTGACGTCCTCGATGTCCTTATCATGGATGAGCGCGGCCGTGCGCGCATGGATGTCCTCGTCATGGCGGAAGGCGTCGATGAGGGCGGGGTCCTTGGAGAAATGAGCCAGGACGCGCAGTTCGACCTGGGAGTAGTCCGCCGCGGCCAGCAGATTGCCGTCGGCCGCGTTGAAGCAGGCGCGCATCCGCGGGCCGTGAATTCCCCGAATGGGGATGTTTTGCAGGTTCGGCTGGGAGCTCGACAGCCTGCCGGTGGCCGTGGAAAGCTGATTGAAATGGGTATGCAGCCGACCGTCCGCGCCGACCATCTTGGGCAGCGGCTCCAGGTAGGTGGAACGCAGCTTTTCGAGCATACGGAATTGAAGCACCGCGTCCACGATGGGATGCTGGTCGCGAATTTTTTCAAGCACCTGGTTGGCTGTGGAGCGCAGGCCGGTAGATGTCTTGGACCCGGCCTTGATGCCGAGCCGGTCGAACAAGACCACGGCGAGCTGCTGGCTTGAGCGGATATTGAATTCCTCGCCCGCGAGCTTGATGATGGTCCGGGTCAATTCGTCGAGTTGGGCGTTCACATCGTCCAGAAAGGATTGGAACTCGCTGGGGTCAATGGAAATTCCTGCCCGTTCCATGGAGTCGAGCACAGGGATGAGCGGCAGTTCCAGTTCACGCATGAGCGTGTTCAGATGCGCGCCCTCCACCTGGCCACGGATACCCTCCATATAGGCCAATGCGGCCAGCCCCTGGGATTGCGGATGCAGCCCGCGTGCCGCTTCAGCGAACTCCGGGCGGCCGTCCTGGAACATGGACTGCCGTAGACGCGCCCAAGTGTAGTTGCGCGCCTCGGGGTCGAGAAGGTAGGCGGCCAGGCTCAGGTCGAACCATTGGCTGGACAGGATGTACCCCCAGGCCGTGTCCGCGCGCAGCAGGTCCTGCACGCTCGGCGTGGCGATGACCGAGGCGTGCTCGATCTTGCGCACGAGCTCCGCGGCCGGGCCGGTATAGCGGTATTCCTGGCCGTTCAAGCCCACGAAAAAGGCGTCGTCCTCAAAGGTCAACCCCACGTCTTCGCCGCCGAACTCCGGCAGGTCGTCCACGGTTCCGGCCACGTTCACGTCCAGCGGCTCGGCGGGCGTCTCGTTGACGGGCGCGCTGCCGAACAGGAGGGCTTGCTCGATTCTTCCGGCGGGCGCGGCTTTGGATGCGGGTTTGGCTGCGGGCTTGGGCGCGGCGGCGAGCGGGGCCTGGGCGGGGCGGCTGCCCGTGTCCTTGGGCAGGAGCCGCTGCAATCCGCGCAGTTCGTACTCCTCGAAATAGTCGCTCAGGGCGCTCATGTCCGGCGGCTGCAAGAGAAATTCGTCCAGGTCCTGCTCGCAGCAGTTGGTTCTCATGCGGGTCAGGTCCCGATAGACAAAGACATTGTCCAGCTCGGGCTCAACCTTGGCTCGCAGCTTGTCCGGCAGCTTGTCCAGATTGTCGCGCAGCTCTTCGAGGGTGGGGCCGGTGGCGGCGAATATCTTGCGGGCGGTCACCGGGCCGATTTTGGGAATGCCGGGAATGTTGTCCGCGGAGTCGCCGATCACGGCCTGGAAGTCCGGCCAGGTGGCCGGTTCCATGCCCTCGGCCTCGCGGAAGGAATCCAGGGTGTGGATGGTTTCATTGCGGCCCATCTGGCTGACCATGACAACCCGGTCGTCGAGGCACTGCTTGATGTCCTTGTCCGAGGCAAGAATAATGATCGGCCTATCCGCCTTGTAGCGGGTGGCCAGGGAGCAGATGCAGTCGTCCGCCTCCACGCCGTTGGTGACCAGCAGCTTGATGCCGAGCAGCTCCACGCCCCGCCGCACCGGTTCCACCTGTTCGACCAGGGGCTCGGGCATGGCCGGTCGGTTGGCCTTGTATTCGGGATACGCCTCGTTGCGGAAGGTCGGGCCCTTGCCGTCCATGAGAAATGCCACGTGCCGGGGATTTTCGTCCCTGAGCAGGTTCATGAGCACGCGCATGACCGTGTTGATGGCGTTGGTCGGGAATCCGTCCGAACGGGACAGGTCGGCCCGGGCGTAGAAGGCCCGGTAGAGCAGGGCGGTTCCGTCGATGAGGTATACCGGGTCCTTATCGAAATTGAGGCGTTCTTTTAACGACATAGATGTATGGGGTAGGAGTTAGATTCGGCGGATGGCGGATTTTCGCCCGTGTCCGAGCCGTTTGAGCATGAAGATTTCAGGGTCCACGCCTTCCAGTTCGGTCAAGTCGACCTCGGCCCTGGCGGCCTGCTGGTGTCCACCGGCGGAGCCAAGGCCGTTCATGAGCTTCTGGGCCATGGTGCCCATGTCGCGCCGCAGGCCGTCGCCCCGGAAGATGCAGACGAGTTTGCCGTCGGCGGTGCCTGAAACCACAACCCAGGGCACATTGTGCACGCGGGTGAAGAAGTCGGCGACGATGACCAGGATGTCCGGGTTGTCCACGTTGCCGCAGTGGGCGTACAGCCCGTGGCCGATGCGCCGCAGGTTGTAGAAGGCGCGGGAGAAATAGCGCATCCAGTCCAGGTGGAATTCGCTGCGGCTGATTCGGTTCATCAGCTTGGAGTCCGCGAATTTGTTCAGGTACTTGAAGGCGGCCATGTCCGCGTCGATGAACTCGCGTTCGAAGGTCTTGGTGTCGCAGCGGATGCCGTACATGAGGGCCGTGGCCAGCAGCTTGGGCGGGCGGATCTTCATGTTGTAGAGGTACTCGGTCATCATGGTGCAGACCGCGCCGTATTTGGGACGGATGTCCACGAAGTCGGCCTGGACCAGGTTGTCCTGCTGGATGGGGTGGTGGTCGATGACCACCGAAAAGTCGAACTGTTTGAACTCCGGGTTGTGATGGGGCTGGGAGTCCACCAGGGCGAACTTGTCGAACTGGGCCGCCAGATTGGGAATGAGCTTCTGCGTGGGAATGCGGCAGTACCGGATCATGGACAGGTTGTCGGGCCGCTTGATCTCGTTGATCTGAGCGATGGCCGCGGCGTTCACCCGACGGGTCATGATCCGTTTCAGGGCCAGCGCCGAGCCCAGCGCGTCCGGGTCGGCATTAATGAGAATCAGCCAGTTGTCTTCCTTGTTGAACAGGCTGAGGAGTTGGTCGACCTGTTCTTCAAGTTGTCGAAAAAGTGCCACGTATTATCCCTGTTTCAGGGTTAACGGCAGCCCGGCCGCAACCAGAAACGCCTGGTCGGCCCGCACGGCGACAGCTTGGTTGAGCGCGCCGAGGCTCCGCACGAAGGCCCGGACCATGCTGCCCGCAGGCAACGGTCCAAGCCCTGTCTCACAGGAGACGAGTATCAAATCCGTGGAGCCCCAGTTGTTGAGAACCTCTTTGAATTCTTCAACTTTTTCCGGCTCACATCCGGCTTCACGACAGGAGAACAGCCAATAGTCGAGGCTGTCCACCAATACGGCCGGAAATGTCATTTTAGCCTTTTGGAGCGTATGAGGCAAGCCCTCGGCCACTTCCGCCACTTCGATATAAGGAGTCCGGCTTTTACGGTGTTTGCGAATCTGTTCGCGAAACTCCATGTCCCGAGCTTTTCCGGTGGCCACGAACAGGGCCGGGCCGGGTGCGCGTGCGAGCAGATCGAGGGCGAAATCGGATTTTCCGGATTTGTTGCCGCCGAGTACCAGGGTAATCATTTATTGTCGCTCCATTGCGAAAACCATTGGGCGAAGAGGTCCAGGGAGTCGAACAGCTCCTCTTTGCGGAAGACTTCCAATGTCAGGGTGATGTCCGATGTCCGTTCGATCAGGTGTCGCAACAGGACTTGTCCCACCGGGTCCAGTTCGCGAAGGGGCCAGTGGCGCATGTCCCGTTCGGCCCCGTACACGTGGAGCATACGAACGCGCTCCCACAGGCCGGGCAGTCGGAGGATGTCGCGTTGGCCGTACGCCTGGATATGGCCGATGTCCAGGCAGGCGGAGAAGCCGCCTTCGACGACTTCGTCCCAAACCGGGGTCAGGCTGCACTGGCCCACGTTCTCGATGAGGAAGCGGGAAGGCGGCACGCCCTTGTCGCGCAGCCGGTCAGCCAGGGCCGGGAGCATGTCGGGCGCGTTCGGCGGGTGAAGCACGTAGGCGTGGGGCGAGACCACTGCGAGCTTGTCGATCAGCCCGCTGATTTTTTGCCAGGCCGTGTCGATGCCCGCTTTCCACGGCAGGTCCAGCGGCATGTGCACATGCCAGGAGCAGGGCAGGTCGGCCAGCCAGGGCGGGAGGTCCTCGTCGGTGTAGGCCAGGCAGGACTCGGTTTCGAAGAACAGCAGTGCGATCTCGGGAAAGAAGTCGGCCAGGAACAGACTGTTTTCGGCCACACCGGCTGGCAGCACGGCCGAGGGTGCCGCCAATTTGAAGGGGAAGCGGACATTCCACTTTTCCTCGACATCGCGAACGGAGGGCAGATCGGGACGCGTCGGGTGTTCTCCGGCGTGCCCGTGCTCGATCGGTTTTCCGTCCTGTTTCGGGAATTTAGGCTTTCGGTGCATGGCTGTTGCGGCCCGCTGTCCGGCTGGCGGACAACGGGTCGGGGTTTGGGCGATGGCCGCGTTTAGAGAATTGTTCCAACATCGGTTTCACACCCTGGATGTTATTAGCCGGTCGCCCGGCTTGGCGGCTCCCGCGCCGCGCTCGGCATGGTCTGCCGGGCGCGGTTGCGCGGAGGTGTCGCTTCTTTCTCTAGTCGAGCAGGCCGAGCTGCTTTTCCTTGGTCACTTTGCGTGCGGCCAGGGCTGATTTGGTCAGGAGAGCTTCAGGGATTTCCCGCAGGTAGCGCGACCTCGGCAGGGACAGGGTCTTGCCGAAGAGCTGCCTGTTCTGGGCGTAGCTGAGATAGAGATTGCGCCGCGCGCGCGTCATGCCCACGTACATGAGGCGGCGCTCCTCGTGGAAACGCTGGCCCCGGCCGGGGGTAAGGGTGATTTTGGCGGTGAGCAGGTCCATGCC
This window harbors:
- a CDS encoding substrate-binding periplasmic protein, encoding MGKCVVRSRIGKVGIRLAGFMLAVVLLTGLSPALAAAPLRLAYPDFWPFFTMTAEGYMTGFFYEIVDEALGRMGIEVEWKEYPWSRCQVLVHSGEADAMITVPTAERQFYTVTHSDPFYVKELKIFTTVDNPKLAEIRRIDSIDDIFRLGLVVVTYNGNGWNDEYIRSRGIKIYESPQLKNVWLMLANNRGDIVIEWPIAAWPQIKAGRVTNRIVETSVSLEGMPFHLLVNRNSPYAERLPEFNDVISQMRCEGRLDEIIGKYVVAP
- the polA gene encoding DNA polymerase I → MSLKERLNFDKDPVYLIDGTALLYRAFYARADLSRSDGFPTNAINTVMRVLMNLLRDENPRHVAFLMDGKGPTFRNEAYPEYKANRPAMPEPLVEQVEPVRRGVELLGIKLLVTNGVEADDCICSLATRYKADRPIIILASDKDIKQCLDDRVVMVSQMGRNETIHTLDSFREAEGMEPATWPDFQAVIGDSADNIPGIPKIGPVTARKIFAATGPTLEELRDNLDKLPDKLRAKVEPELDNVFVYRDLTRMRTNCCEQDLDEFLLQPPDMSALSDYFEEYELRGLQRLLPKDTGSRPAQAPLAAAPKPAAKPASKAAPAGRIEQALLFGSAPVNETPAEPLDVNVAGTVDDLPEFGGEDVGLTFEDDAFFVGLNGQEYRYTGPAAELVRKIEHASVIATPSVQDLLRADTAWGYILSSQWFDLSLAAYLLDPEARNYTWARLRQSMFQDGRPEFAEAARGLHPQSQGLAALAYMEGIRGQVEGAHLNTLMRELELPLIPVLDSMERAGISIDPSEFQSFLDDVNAQLDELTRTIIKLAGEEFNIRSSQQLAVVLFDRLGIKAGSKTSTGLRSTANQVLEKIRDQHPIVDAVLQFRMLEKLRSTYLEPLPKMVGADGRLHTHFNQLSTATGRLSSSQPNLQNIPIRGIHGPRMRACFNAADGNLLAAADYSQVELRVLAHFSKDPALIDAFRHDEDIHARTAALIHDKDIEDVTPDERRGAKTINFGLIYGMGVQKLARELQIKQTEAQEFTEKYFEKMATLKAYYDTIVKDAETHGFVTTLAGRRRLLPELHSRNNQLAAQARRQAVNTVIQGSAADIIKMAMVQAHKDKRLKELEAQLILQVHDELIIEVPAANIEPAGARLKEIMQNVTKLDVPLKVDLGVGKNWAEAH
- a CDS encoding DHH family phosphoesterase, translating into MALFRQLEEQVDQLLSLFNKEDNWLILINADPDALGSALALKRIMTRRVNAAAIAQINEIKRPDNLSMIRYCRIPTQKLIPNLAAQFDKFALVDSQPHHNPEFKQFDFSVVIDHHPIQQDNLVQADFVDIRPKYGAVCTMMTEYLYNMKIRPPKLLATALMYGIRCDTKTFEREFIDADMAAFKYLNKFADSKLMNRISRSEFHLDWMRYFSRAFYNLRRIGHGLYAHCGNVDNPDILVIVADFFTRVHNVPWVVVSGTADGKLVCIFRGDGLRRDMGTMAQKLMNGLGSAGGHQQAARAEVDLTELEGVDPEIFMLKRLGHGRKSAIRRI
- a CDS encoding bifunctional adenosylcobinamide kinase/adenosylcobinamide-phosphate guanylyltransferase is translated as MITLVLGGNKSGKSDFALDLLARAPGPALFVATGKARDMEFREQIRKHRKSRTPYIEVAEVAEGLPHTLQKAKMTFPAVLVDSLDYWLFSCREAGCEPEKVEEFKEVLNNWGSTDLILVSCETGLGPLPAGSMVRAFVRSLGALNQAVAVRADQAFLVAAGLPLTLKQG
- the cbiR gene encoding cobamide remodeling phosphodiesterase CbiR, with translation MHRKPKFPKQDGKPIEHGHAGEHPTRPDLPSVRDVEEKWNVRFPFKLAAPSAVLPAGVAENSLFLADFFPEIALLFFETESCLAYTDEDLPPWLADLPCSWHVHMPLDLPWKAGIDTAWQKISGLIDKLAVVSPHAYVLHPPNAPDMLPALADRLRDKGVPPSRFLIENVGQCSLTPVWDEVVEGGFSACLDIGHIQAYGQRDILRLPGLWERVRMLHVYGAERDMRHWPLRELDPVGQVLLRHLIERTSDITLTLEVFRKEELFDSLDLFAQWFSQWSDNK